The genomic DNA ATGGTGATGGCGGTATGGGACATTTTGCGGCGTATCCTGCAGCAAAGGCAGCCGTCAAAAAAGCCAAAGAGATGGGATTGGGTGCCGCAACGAGTCGGAACCACTTCCATTTCGGGAGTGCTGGCAAGTATTCACGACTCGCCCTGGAAGCGGATTGCGCCGGGTTTGCGGTCTCCTGCCACCGTTTTCGGCACAGTCCTGACGCTCCGATTGCCACCGCAACGGGGGCATCACCGATGAGTTTCGCGATTCCCGCGGGTGACCAGCCGCCTATTGTTGTTGATATGGCAACCGGTATTGATGCCAAACTACCATTGGAAGAGGCATTTGAACAGAGTCCTGCCGCGTTCTTCAAGATGTTGGGCTTGAGTCATGTGAGTCATGCACTCGGTGGATTTATGGCGGGCATCTGGCTATTCGATAAACCCCCGGATCCGCCAACAATCTGGGAGGGTGCCAATCAAGGGGCGTTCATTGCCGCGATTGACATTTCCCGATTCCGACCGATTGACGAATATAAAGCAGAGATCGATCAACATATCCACGAGGCACGACAGATGCAACCCGCACCGGGGTATGAACGTTCGGATCTACCCGGTGGCTTAGAATGGGAACGCGAACGGGAATGGGCTGAAATCGGTATCCCGATCGGCAAGGCACATCAAGAACATTTGAAAACGGCTGCTGAACGCGTTGGCATTCCACTTCCGTTCTAAATAAAGTAGTCGGCAGTCAGGTCGGATTTTTTCAAAAATCCTTTCAGCAGTCAGTTAAGAAAGTATCGTTTAACGAAGGTTCCCTCTTTGCTGATGGAGTGAAGATATTAGGAATGCCGTAAGCAAGCCAACAACGGAGGCTTGCGGAACTTAACCGTAAAGTCTTTATGTAACCAAAACTGCCAGTTAACGCTTGGCGAACAATTAAAAAAATGAATACAAATACAAACAACAGAGAAGATCGAAATATTGTGATTATTGGCGGTGGCACCGCCGGGTTTGCCGCGGGCGTTTATACGTCTCGCGCAATGCTTGAACCTATCCTGATTACAGGAGAGGCACTTGGTGGACAACTCTCTTTGACGCTTGACTTGGAAAATTATCCCGGTTTCTTCGGCAACGAGGCGGGGGTTTTCATACAAGGCATGCAGGAACAGGCAGAGCGGTTCGGCACCGAAGTTAAATTCGACACCGTAACAGCGGTCGACTTTTCGCAACACCCGTTTGCCATCACCACCTACGAGAAAGAATACCGCGCAAAATCTGTGATCATAGCGACAGGGGCATCGCCACGCACACTTGATATTCCCGGCGAAGAGGAATACGGCGGACGCGGTGTCTCCTATTGTGCGACGTGTGATGGGTTCTTCTTCCAAGATCAGCGACTGATTGTCGTTGGTGGAGGGGACGCTGCGTTGGAGGAAGGCATCTTCCTAACCAAATATGCTTCCGAAGTATATATCGTCCATCGCCGCGATCAGCTCCGTGCGAGCCAGATTATGCAGGAACGCGCCTTCAAAAACGATAAAATCAAGTTTATCTGGGATACGGTGGTCGAAGAAATTAATGGTGACGCAGAACAAGTGACGGGTGCCACCCTCAAAAACGTTAAAACCGGTGAGACGCAACCCTTCCCGATCGACGGTGTATTTATTTTTATAGGACATATTCCGAACACAGAACTCTTCACAGATGTCATAAATATGGATGAACAAAGGTACATCATTGTCGACGAGATGCAGCGCACAAACGTAAATGGTGTCTACGCCGCAGGCGATGTGCATGACCATGTCTTCCGCCAAGCGATTACTGCTGCAGGAGCCGGTGCCGCAGCTGCGATCGCCGCTGAAAAGTTCGTCGCAGAATTAGAGAACCGTGCCTATCCCGGAAATTAATCGCAATCCCTGATTGCGGGATGTATAGGAGAAATTTGTGCCAAGAGAAAGACTCGCACTCGGTTTAGATTCAAGCACACAGAGCCTATCCGCTGTCGTCATTGATATAGACACCGCCGAAAAATGCTTTGAGCATTCGCTTGACTATCGCGCCGATGCACGCCTCAATCACTTCGGTATTGGAGAAGACTACATCTTACCGCCGAGAGAGGAAGGCGAAGCCGAACAGCCGCCGCTGATGTATCTCGCCTCACTTGACGCGCTATTTGCTGACATGCGCGAGGCGGGCATTCCACTTGAGAACATCAGCCTCATCAACACATCAGGACAACAACACGGACACGTCTATCTGAACCGAGATGCCGACACACTGCTGGCGCAACTCACACGTCCGGACGCGGTGACCTCGTCCCTACAAATCCTGTTAAAAGACGCGTTTGCGTATCCCAACGCCCCCATCTGGATGACCGCGAACACGACCGCACAAACGGAGGCTGTCCGAAACGGGGTCGGTGGAAAAGCGAAGATGATTGACCTTTCCGGTTCGGATGCGCCGCTCCGCTTCACAGGTACCGTTGTGCGCCGTGTCGGAGAACAGTTCCCTGAATGTTACACCGCGACAGCAAAAGTCCAATTGATTAGCAGTTTTATCCCCGCAGTGCTGACCGGTAACGCGGATGTGCCTATTGATTATGGAAACGGATGTGGGATGTCGCTCATGAACTACCGAGGCAAGGTGTGGGACCCCGCCCTATTGGCGGCAACCGCGGAAGGCTTACCGGGGGGTGTGGAAAGACTCCCATCCAAATTGCCTTCACTCGCACGTCCAGATTCCATCGTGGGCAGTCTCGCGGCGTATTACGTAGAGAAGTATGGCTTCGATGGTCGTTGTGCTGTGATCGCCGGTTCTGGCGACAATCCGCAGTCGAAGGTCCCTGTTGCCGGAGATTTGCTGAGTCTCGGAACCAGTTTCGTCAACATGGTGTCAACCGACGGGGATACACTCGACCCAGAGGGATTCGCCAACGCCATGTATGACGGCATTAACCGTCCCTTTATGTTTGGATGTCGCACAAACGGTGCCATGGTATGGGATGCCGTGAGGAGTCAATACGGCTTATCGAAAGAGGAATACGCGCCCGCAGAGGCGGCGTTACAGACTGTTGCCCCCGGAGAGTTCATGACGTTTTGGCAACCCAAGACGGAGTCTTTCCCTGTCTCTGGTGCGTTTGAACGCATCCGCGCCACCGCACAATCCACATTGGCAGAGGATTATACGGGTATTATTGAAACGAGCCTCGCCGCGGTTTACATTTACTCCGCCGTCTTCACGAAGCAGACACAGGATCCCTTGTTTGTAACGGGCGGAGCAACAGAGAGTCCTGAAATCATGCGGCGTGTCGCAGGAATCTGGAACAGACCAACGCTCCCCGTAGAGACAGGAGGGGCTGCACTCGGTGCGGCTGTTGCAGGGGTCAAGGCCCTTTTTGATGCAGCTGGCAAGTCAAAACTTGCTATTGAGAAGGGGGATGCAGATGCGGATATGGTGGCAGAATCCTTTGATGTTGAGGCGTTCAGTGCTGTGGTCTTAAAGCGCGGTGAATCAATCCAGCCAAACCCTGCAGACGTTGCCGCCTATCATGGTGAAGGGAAATACCTCCAGCAATTTCGGGAAAAATACGAAAAAATTATAGCGGAACACCCAATATAGGATAGGACTTACGCACTCCCCCGGTAGGTGCGGTTTCTAACCCCACCGATAGAAATAAAGAATGGAAGGAAGGGAAAGATGGACAATTCCCTGACGCACTTTGACGAAAAAGGCAACACGCGAATGGTGAATGTCGGTGGCAAAGATGAGACCCGCCGTATCGCCATCGCTCGTGGGCATATTACCGCCCGTCCTGAAACACTTCGCCTCATCGCTGAACAGGGTATGAAGAAAGGCGATGTTTTAGAGGTCGCACGGCTTGCGGGGATTATGGCGGCAAAACGCACAAGTGAACTGATTCCATTGTGTCACCCCCTCGCCTTGACCTCAATTCGCGTTGAACTCGCTATCGCAGATGACGCACCACAGGTCGAAATTGAAGCGGAAGTTCAGACCGTGGGACGCACAGGCGTAGAAATGGAAGCACTCACCGCCGTGTCAATCGCTGCCTTGACGGTTTATGACATGTGTAAGGCAGTAGATAAAGAGATGGTTATTGGTGAAGTAAGGCTTATGAAAAAAACAGGCGGCAAGAGTGGTGACTTTACAAAGGAAACGGTTGCAGGTTCTAATACGTAGCTCTCCCTAACAAGGTATATAACCATGAAGAAAAAAATGCTTCAGATACGCATCATAATCCTTACACTTTGTCTACTTTCTACGACCGGCTTTGCCGCGGATCACGTCCTGATTATTGGTGGTGTCGCCGGTGAAAAATCCTTTTACGACGCGTTCTGGGGTGCCACCTCTCGGTTCCATCAATTGCTCACCAACGAATACGGTTACACTCCGGATCAGATTACCTTTCTCTTTGAAGACATAGGCGATACAAATCAAAGCGGACAAGGCGGATTAGAACTGGTTGACGCAGAATCAAATCGCGAACAGGTTTTAGCTGCATTCAATCAGCTCGCTAAGACTGTGCAACCCTCGGATCGGTTTCTGCTGTTTATGCTGGGGCACGCATCCCGGACGGGTAGAGGGAGTGCGAAGTTTAATCTGCGAGGTCGGGACATTACTGAAATGGAATATGTGGGGCTTATTAACGGTATTCCTGCTGAGAATCAGGTTCTCATCTTCGGTTTCCCTTATAGTGGAAGACTTGTGCCGAAACTGAGCGCGCCGGGACGCATAATCCTCACCTCAAGTTCACCAAACGAAGGCTATTCACTACAAGCAGGATTCGGTGATGTCTTTGTTGATGCCTTCTCTACAGCAGATAACGATATAAACACCGATGGAGACATCTCACTCTTAGAAGCGTTCCTCTCGCTGCAGACGCGGACGAAGGAATGGTATGAGGACCGCGGAACCGTTCAGTCTGAACATCCGCATCTTGATGATAACGGCGATGGAAACGCCACTCGAAACCTAACGATTGTCCCTGAGACCGAGGATGCAGACGGGACAGATGACGGGGCACTCGCCACAAAAACGTTCTTAGGAACCCGTCAAACGGCGCTGCCGAGCACACCATCGCCACCTGAACCTGATGAAGTCTTCGCCGATGTAACACCTACGGGATCCCCCGAAGAGCGTGAACACGAGAATAGAGAGACTTCGACTGCGATTCACAACGCTGAGAATCGTCCATCGACACTGCCCTACGACTATATCAGCGAGGCGGACGAGAATGTCATCCAAGATGCCATTGATACAGCCCCCTCTGAAAAGGACTATCCAGAAGACGGTGCTGTTGTTCTGTGGGAAAGCGTCGATGTAGACATTGATGAAAAGAGTCGTTATATCTACTCCACACGGCGCGTCGTCAAAATCTTCAATGAAGACGGGGCAGATCTCGGCGAAATTAGCATCCCTTATATGCGTGGCAAAGACGATGTCACGATCCATCATGCCCGAACCTTTACACCTGATGGTAGAATTGTTGCGTTGGATTTGAATGATGTGGTAACGAATATCCCGCCGCCGAGTGCTGTGGACGCAGGTTTATACGTCGATGCACGCCTGATGTATTTCACACTCCCAGAAATCTCCGATGGCTGTATCATAGACTATGCCTATTCCACGAACAATCTTGGGCATGTCATGCGGGGTGAGTTTTGGCGCAAGGTCTATTTTCAAGGCTCACAACCCGTGCAATATTATCGGTTCACCGTCCATATCCCGAAGAAGAAGCAACTCTATTACCAGATTTCAGGCGCACCGTCTGTAGAAGCACAACGGACGCAGCAGCCCAGAAGCAATCAATTAAAAAATATTGAACCCACAATTACCGAGAATAACTATATCCGCACTTACACCTTTGAAGTGCAAGATGTCCCTCCTTTGAAAGAGGAATACTTGATGCCTGCGCCTCAGGATCTCGCCTATAGCATTAGTATCTCCTCAATTGATTCTTGGGATAAATTGGTGACGTGGTATGCAACGCTCATTCGGGAGCAGGATACCATTACACCAGAAATTACGAAAAAGACCGAGCAAATCCTCAAAGGTGCCTGGTCCCGAAAGGAAAAAATAAAACGACTTTATGAATACGTCGCCACGAATATCCAGTATCTCGGTTATGAGCTCGGTATCTGGGCAATTAAGCCGTATCCAGCGGACTTCGTTCTGAAAGTCGGGAAAGGGGACTGTAAGGACAAAACGACGCTCCTCTCTACGATGCTTTCATCCGTGGGTATTAATTCCTATCCTGTTCTCATTTCCGCTGGCGATACGCGCGGGGTTAACGCTCACCTCCCAGACGGAGGTTCCGAGGTCGAGGCAGTCCCTTCGCTCGCCTATTTCAATCACATGATCCTTGCTGTTGACGGCGGAAACCGAGATGATGAATTCATCTGGCTCGATCCGACAGCAGAGACGTGCGCTTTTGGGGATTTCCCTGCCGGCGACCAAGACAGGTGGGCACTGATTATCAACCCCCGCTTTCTAACCGAGAGCCGTCAGTCTTCGGAAACTGATAATCCACCGCCGACTTCCAAGCGTCATTCAATGGAAAATAGGCTCTATCTCTTTCAGAAGAGTCCTTCTATCGATGCAACATCGAATCTGAAGCGTGTTCACACCCGCGTCGCGGTGAAAAAGGATATGAGCGTCTCTGTGCGTCAAGCGTTGACGGTAACAGGGATTTTTAACATGAAACTCCGAAGTCAACTCGCACACCTGCAGACTTCTGAGGAAAAAGCGGAGTTCTTCCACAAAGCGTTGGAATTGGACGAACGTGCCAAGGTGACGGAGGTCGAAGTCTCAGGGCTTTCAAAGTTGGAAGGTGAATTGAAGGTTGAAGTGACATGGACGTGTCAAGAGTATTTGTACGCGATTGGCAGTCAATTTGTCCTGGAATTACCGATCGTCAAGCACCCTTATGCCGAACTATTGAGTGAGGAACGCCGGATGTATCCCGCCGTTATTGGTAAGGCATTAACGCTTGAGGACAAGATCAGCGTCAGCACAGATGCCCCTTTTCGGATTGATACCGTTCCTGAGGAGCAGACGTTGAAGACCGAGGTCGCAGAGATACAGATTCGCTATTCGCAATCCAAGCGGAAAGCCGAGATGCATCAGACGATCCGTTTCTTGGCACCGAGGGTCACACCCGAGGACATTTACCATCTCAAAGATGTCGTCAGAATCGCCTCAAATCGAGGACCGAAACGATTCATATTAACACAGTAGCCGTTACAAAACCAGTTGGAACTCATCAATAACCTGCCCGTAATGAAATTATGCCTTAAATGGCATAATTTGTCTTAGCTTTACATTTGGAGGGCAGCTCAGGAGACCATAATTAAAAAGATGCCAGCAACAGAAGAAGTTCAAGCAATAGAAGAGTTGATGAAAAGCCAAGAGTTGATTTTAGGGCAACTCAAAAAAGTAATCGTTGGGCAAGAGGACGTTATCAATCAGATGTTGATGGCACTTTTCGCCGGAGGGCACTGCTTGTTAGAGGGGGTCCCAGGGCTTGCCAAAACCCTCATGATTCGGACATTGGCACAAATTCTCAACCTTAAATTTAAGCGGATCCAGTTCACGCCTGATCTCATGCCCGCCGACATCACGGGAACCGATGTTCTTGAGGAGGACCGCACAACCGGGCATCGCACGATCCGATTTATTCAGGGACCGATTTTCGCCAATATTCTCCTCGCCGATGAGATCAATCGGACACCCCCGAAGACACAAGCCGCACTCTTAGAAGCGATGCAGGAGTATCACGTTACCGCCGGGGGCACCGAATTCGCATTGGAACAGCCTTTCTTTGTACTCGCTACACAGAACCCGATTGAGCAAGAAGGAACATATCCACTTCCAGAAGCACAGTTAGATCGGTTCATGTTCAAAATCGTCATCGATTACCCGACAGAGGCAGAGGAGACGGACATCGTTTCAGCAACGACCGGTGCAGAGATACCTGAACTTGATACCCTACTGTCTGGGCACGTTATCGTAGCACTCCATGATATTGTGAGGCGGGTGCCTGCCGCCGAGAACGTTGTGCAATACGCTGTGAGAATCGCACGGGCAACCCGTCCGAAAGAGGAAGACGCTCCCGATTTCATCCAGCAATGGGTCCGATGGGGCGCGGGTCCCCGTGCGGGACAGTATCTCATCTTAGGGGCAAAAGCCCGCGCAATTCTACGGGGGCGTTACAACGCTTCTTGTGAAGACGTGAGATCTGTCGCGCCTGCGGTTCTACGCCATCGCATCTTAACCAATTTCCATGCCGAAGCCGAAGGTGTTGACTCTGACACCGTCATCCAACGTCTACTCGACACAGTGCAGGAACCCGCTGCAAGGTTGTAGATGCCATCAGAAAAAATTTCGGTCATCATCCCAGTCCTCAATGAGGAAAACGCCATTGCCAACGTCATCACCGATATTCCAAAGACCGTGCGTACCCTTAATGGAAAAACTGAAGCAACAGTTCAGGAAATTATCGTCGTTGACAACGGCTGCACCGATAACACCGCCACGATCGCACACCGAAACGGTGCCAGGGTTATCGCTGAACCCCGACGCGGATATGGATTCGCCTGTCTCGCCGGAATCGCTGCACTTACCACGGCTGAACCGGATATTGTCGTCTTTCTGGATGGCGACTATAGCGACTATCCGACAGACATGCCGCAACTCCTCCACCCGATCCTTGAAGGCAAAACCGATTTCGTCATCGGTGCGAGACGTGCAGACAGGGCGCGGAACGCGTTGTTACCGCAAGCACGCTTCGGCAATTGGCTCGCCTGTTTCTTGATAAAACACTTCTATGGTGTGCGCTATACAGATTTGGGTCCCTTTCGAGCGATCCGGTATCCGCAACTCCTTGCTCTGAACATGCAGGACAAAACCTTCGGATGGACAGTTGAGATGCAGCTCAAAGCCGCGAAACAGGGAATCCCCGTGTGTGAAGTTCCAGTTCGTTACCGCAAGCGGATTGGGGTCTCTAAAATCACAGGCACCTTCACCGGCACCCTCAAAGCCGGCTACAAGATCCTCACCACCCTCATCTACCACCGCTTCTTGACATAACAAAACCGTTCTGTTTGTAGTAGGGCAATTCATTGCCCGTCAATTAGATACACCGCTGGCGAGGTTTCCTAACCTCGTCTTTCCTTTTTTCCACCAAAATGACACCCATTCGTAGCGTAAACTTTTAGTTTGCGCACTCGATTGAATGACGCTACCATGCTATTCTTTCACTTGCAACTTCCCCACATTAATGATATACTCATTATTGAAAGCGAGTATGGAGGAATAAAACGATGGAAAGAAAAAAATAAAAGCAACATATAGAAACGGTGTGATTGAACCTTTGGATAAGATCAACCTTCCCGAAGGACAAGCACTTGAGATCGAATTCAAAGTTCTCCTAAAACCACCTCATGAACTTTCTCGCGAAGAAAAAAAAGAACTGATTCAGAAGATGAGTGGCTCAATGAAAGGGACATGGGGAAGCACTGTCGAAGAAATTGACACTTATATCGAGTCAGAAAGACAATCATGGGATCGAGAATTTTGATCGCGAACATGAACAA from Candidatus Poribacteria bacterium includes the following:
- a CDS encoding Ldh family oxidoreductase is translated as MNVIPKEFIRVMPDALRSFISAAFQKAGTSETDAAHIADLLVLTDLRGVFSHGTWQTPGYVGMMLDGKVNPRPNVRCIDESPTTTIYDGDGGMGHFAAYPAAKAAVKKAKEMGLGAATSRNHFHFGSAGKYSRLALEADCAGFAVSCHRFRHSPDAPIATATGASPMSFAIPAGDQPPIVVDMATGIDAKLPLEEAFEQSPAAFFKMLGLSHVSHALGGFMAGIWLFDKPPDPPTIWEGANQGAFIAAIDISRFRPIDEYKAEIDQHIHEARQMQPAPGYERSDLPGGLEWEREREWAEIGIPIGKAHQEHLKTAAERVGIPLPF
- the trxB gene encoding thioredoxin-disulfide reductase, yielding MNTNTNNREDRNIVIIGGGTAGFAAGVYTSRAMLEPILITGEALGGQLSLTLDLENYPGFFGNEAGVFIQGMQEQAERFGTEVKFDTVTAVDFSQHPFAITTYEKEYRAKSVIIATGASPRTLDIPGEEEYGGRGVSYCATCDGFFFQDQRLIVVGGGDAALEEGIFLTKYASEVYIVHRRDQLRASQIMQERAFKNDKIKFIWDTVVEEINGDAEQVTGATLKNVKTGETQPFPIDGVFIFIGHIPNTELFTDVINMDEQRYIIVDEMQRTNVNGVYAAGDVHDHVFRQAITAAGAGAAAAIAAEKFVAELENRAYPGN
- a CDS encoding xylulose kinase, encoding MPRERLALGLDSSTQSLSAVVIDIDTAEKCFEHSLDYRADARLNHFGIGEDYILPPREEGEAEQPPLMYLASLDALFADMREAGIPLENISLINTSGQQHGHVYLNRDADTLLAQLTRPDAVTSSLQILLKDAFAYPNAPIWMTANTTAQTEAVRNGVGGKAKMIDLSGSDAPLRFTGTVVRRVGEQFPECYTATAKVQLISSFIPAVLTGNADVPIDYGNGCGMSLMNYRGKVWDPALLAATAEGLPGGVERLPSKLPSLARPDSIVGSLAAYYVEKYGFDGRCAVIAGSGDNPQSKVPVAGDLLSLGTSFVNMVSTDGDTLDPEGFANAMYDGINRPFMFGCRTNGAMVWDAVRSQYGLSKEEYAPAEAALQTVAPGEFMTFWQPKTESFPVSGAFERIRATAQSTLAEDYTGIIETSLAAVYIYSAVFTKQTQDPLFVTGGATESPEIMRRVAGIWNRPTLPVETGGAALGAAVAGVKALFDAAGKSKLAIEKGDADADMVAESFDVEAFSAVVLKRGESIQPNPADVAAYHGEGKYLQQFREKYEKIIAEHPI
- the moaC gene encoding cyclic pyranopterin monophosphate synthase MoaC, with amino-acid sequence MDNSLTHFDEKGNTRMVNVGGKDETRRIAIARGHITARPETLRLIAEQGMKKGDVLEVARLAGIMAAKRTSELIPLCHPLALTSIRVELAIADDAPQVEIEAEVQTVGRTGVEMEALTAVSIAALTVYDMCKAVDKEMVIGEVRLMKKTGGKSGDFTKETVAGSNT
- a CDS encoding DUF3857 domain-containing protein — encoded protein: MKKKMLQIRIIILTLCLLSTTGFAADHVLIIGGVAGEKSFYDAFWGATSRFHQLLTNEYGYTPDQITFLFEDIGDTNQSGQGGLELVDAESNREQVLAAFNQLAKTVQPSDRFLLFMLGHASRTGRGSAKFNLRGRDITEMEYVGLINGIPAENQVLIFGFPYSGRLVPKLSAPGRIILTSSSPNEGYSLQAGFGDVFVDAFSTADNDINTDGDISLLEAFLSLQTRTKEWYEDRGTVQSEHPHLDDNGDGNATRNLTIVPETEDADGTDDGALATKTFLGTRQTALPSTPSPPEPDEVFADVTPTGSPEEREHENRETSTAIHNAENRPSTLPYDYISEADENVIQDAIDTAPSEKDYPEDGAVVLWESVDVDIDEKSRYIYSTRRVVKIFNEDGADLGEISIPYMRGKDDVTIHHARTFTPDGRIVALDLNDVVTNIPPPSAVDAGLYVDARLMYFTLPEISDGCIIDYAYSTNNLGHVMRGEFWRKVYFQGSQPVQYYRFTVHIPKKKQLYYQISGAPSVEAQRTQQPRSNQLKNIEPTITENNYIRTYTFEVQDVPPLKEEYLMPAPQDLAYSISISSIDSWDKLVTWYATLIREQDTITPEITKKTEQILKGAWSRKEKIKRLYEYVATNIQYLGYELGIWAIKPYPADFVLKVGKGDCKDKTTLLSTMLSSVGINSYPVLISAGDTRGVNAHLPDGGSEVEAVPSLAYFNHMILAVDGGNRDDEFIWLDPTAETCAFGDFPAGDQDRWALIINPRFLTESRQSSETDNPPPTSKRHSMENRLYLFQKSPSIDATSNLKRVHTRVAVKKDMSVSVRQALTVTGIFNMKLRSQLAHLQTSEEKAEFFHKALELDERAKVTEVEVSGLSKLEGELKVEVTWTCQEYLYAIGSQFVLELPIVKHPYAELLSEERRMYPAVIGKALTLEDKISVSTDAPFRIDTVPEEQTLKTEVAEIQIRYSQSKRKAEMHQTIRFLAPRVTPEDIYHLKDVVRIASNRGPKRFILTQ
- a CDS encoding MoxR family ATPase, producing the protein MPATEEVQAIEELMKSQELILGQLKKVIVGQEDVINQMLMALFAGGHCLLEGVPGLAKTLMIRTLAQILNLKFKRIQFTPDLMPADITGTDVLEEDRTTGHRTIRFIQGPIFANILLADEINRTPPKTQAALLEAMQEYHVTAGGTEFALEQPFFVLATQNPIEQEGTYPLPEAQLDRFMFKIVIDYPTEAEETDIVSATTGAEIPELDTLLSGHVIVALHDIVRRVPAAENVVQYAVRIARATRPKEEDAPDFIQQWVRWGAGPRAGQYLILGAKARAILRGRYNASCEDVRSVAPAVLRHRILTNFHAEAEGVDSDTVIQRLLDTVQEPAARL
- a CDS encoding glycosyltransferase family 2 protein, producing MPSEKISVIIPVLNEENAIANVITDIPKTVRTLNGKTEATVQEIIVVDNGCTDNTATIAHRNGARVIAEPRRGYGFACLAGIAALTTAEPDIVVFLDGDYSDYPTDMPQLLHPILEGKTDFVIGARRADRARNALLPQARFGNWLACFLIKHFYGVRYTDLGPFRAIRYPQLLALNMQDKTFGWTVEMQLKAAKQGIPVCEVPVRYRKRIGVSKITGTFTGTLKAGYKILTTLIYHRFLT
- a CDS encoding DUF104 domain-containing protein, translated to MKATYRNGVIEPLDKINLPEGQALEIEFKVLLKPPHELSREEKKELIQKMSGSMKGTWGSTVEEIDTYIESERQSWDREF